From a region of the Thermosulfurimonas sp. F29 genome:
- the dnaE gene encoding DNA polymerase III subunit alpha yields MAEFVHLHLHTEWSLLDGALRVEDVAKKAVEYRMPAVAITDHGNLFGVIHFYEKMREAGIKPLIGCEFYVAPGSRFDKKAKSAHEAGYHLVLLAENETGYRNLCKLATKAHFEGFYWKPRIDKELLREHNEGLIALTACLHGEIPAAILAGDKDRALELIKIYRDLFPGRFYLEVQENGLPEQTKVNQTLLEMAEHLGLPVVATNDCHFLSPEDAFVHEVLLCIQTGKTLNDPNRFRFETDRVYLASPEDMAARFRDYPEEVLTNTLEIAERVNLELKLGEPRFPVYPIPPGKTYEEVFEEKARRGFEERLTELKNGPGLAAPESEYRERLDYEIEVIKKKGFASYFLIVADFIGWARSRGIPVGPGRGSAAGSLVAYAMRITNLDPLRYGLLFERFLNVERTSLPDIDVDFCMQRRDEVIEYVREKYGGQEYVAQIATFGQLKARAVVRDVGRALGFKPKEIDPIAKLIPEGPNVTLAEALSAEPRLRELAEKDERVGKLFAIARALEGLPRHSSTHAAGVVIADRPLTDYLPLMKGDKGEIITQFDMKAVEKIGLIKFDFLGLKTLTIIDHTLKLIRKYYGKDIDPDRLPLDDEKTFELLRRGETDGVFQLESSGMKDLLRRLKPTDFNDLIAVLALYRPGPLESGMVEQYIEVKHGRRKPDYLHPRLEPILRETYGVILYQEQVMKIAQELAGYSLGEADILRKAMGKKIPEVMAEQRERFVSGAVERGVSQELAERIFDLMEKFAGYGFNKSHSAAYALVAYQTAYLKAHYPLCYMAALLSYEMGKAEEVMKYVAVCRRMGIEVLPPDVNASGVSFTIEGEGIRYGLAAIKNVGQGAVEEIVAERERGGPFHSFEDFCLRVDPGKVNRRVLEALIKAGAFDRLEPNRARLFHNLEAVMDWAHREREARSRGQFSIFDLSGGERGSSAAPELSEVPDWGPEEKLLREREALGFYLTGHPLEAFREWLAAITPYTVSGLSRVPEGRKIYLGAALGAIRTKNTRRGEKMAFVQLEDGEAVVEAIVFPEAYARSVEFLEEGRLVLVRGTVEKEEGGPRLLVEDLKPLSRAPESLSGRVVLRLAAEGISARELEALREVLSSSRGPSEVNLELVFPEGTVRVDLNGAFRITLRPELLSEIRRFLGDRLLSVNLEG; encoded by the coding sequence ATGGCCGAATTTGTGCACCTGCACCTACACACCGAATGGAGCCTGCTCGACGGAGCCCTGCGGGTGGAGGATGTGGCCAAAAAGGCCGTGGAGTACCGCATGCCCGCCGTGGCCATCACCGATCACGGCAATCTCTTCGGCGTCATCCACTTTTACGAAAAGATGCGGGAGGCCGGAATCAAACCCCTCATCGGCTGCGAGTTCTATGTGGCCCCGGGCTCCCGTTTCGATAAGAAGGCCAAAAGCGCTCACGAGGCCGGTTATCACCTGGTTTTGCTCGCGGAAAACGAAACCGGTTATCGGAACCTCTGCAAGTTGGCCACCAAAGCCCACTTCGAGGGCTTCTACTGGAAGCCCCGCATAGACAAGGAACTCCTCCGGGAACACAACGAGGGGCTCATCGCCCTTACCGCCTGTCTGCATGGAGAGATTCCCGCGGCCATTCTCGCCGGGGACAAAGACCGGGCCCTCGAACTCATAAAGATATACAGAGACCTCTTCCCCGGCCGGTTTTACCTGGAGGTGCAGGAAAACGGTCTTCCCGAACAGACGAAGGTGAACCAGACGCTCCTCGAGATGGCCGAACACCTGGGGCTTCCGGTGGTGGCCACCAACGACTGTCACTTTCTCTCCCCGGAGGACGCCTTCGTCCACGAGGTGCTCCTCTGCATCCAGACCGGAAAGACCCTGAACGATCCCAACCGCTTCCGCTTTGAGACCGATCGGGTCTACCTGGCCTCACCCGAGGACATGGCCGCCCGCTTCCGGGATTATCCGGAGGAGGTGCTCACGAACACCCTGGAGATCGCCGAACGCGTCAACCTGGAGTTGAAGCTCGGGGAGCCCCGGTTTCCCGTATATCCCATCCCGCCGGGCAAGACCTACGAGGAGGTCTTCGAGGAAAAGGCCCGCCGGGGCTTTGAAGAGAGGCTTACGGAACTGAAGAACGGGCCGGGGCTGGCCGCACCGGAGTCCGAGTATCGCGAGCGTCTGGACTACGAAATCGAGGTCATCAAGAAGAAGGGGTTTGCCAGTTACTTTCTGATCGTGGCCGACTTCATCGGCTGGGCCCGGAGCCGGGGCATCCCCGTGGGCCCGGGGCGGGGTTCGGCCGCCGGCTCGCTGGTGGCCTACGCCATGCGCATCACCAACCTGGATCCCCTGCGCTACGGACTGCTCTTCGAACGGTTTCTCAATGTGGAACGCACCAGCCTTCCGGACATAGATGTGGACTTCTGCATGCAGCGTCGGGACGAGGTGATCGAGTATGTGCGGGAAAAGTACGGAGGGCAGGAGTATGTGGCCCAGATAGCCACCTTCGGACAGCTCAAGGCCCGGGCCGTGGTGCGGGATGTGGGGCGGGCTCTGGGTTTCAAGCCCAAGGAAATCGATCCCATCGCCAAGCTCATCCCCGAGGGTCCCAATGTGACCCTGGCCGAGGCCCTTTCGGCCGAGCCTCGCCTGAGGGAGCTGGCCGAGAAGGACGAGCGCGTGGGTAAACTCTTTGCCATCGCCCGGGCCCTCGAGGGCCTCCCCCGGCACTCCTCCACCCACGCCGCCGGGGTGGTCATCGCCGACCGTCCCCTCACCGATTACCTCCCGCTGATGAAGGGCGACAAGGGGGAAATCATCACCCAGTTTGACATGAAGGCCGTGGAAAAGATCGGCCTCATCAAGTTCGACTTCCTGGGGCTCAAGACCCTCACCATCATCGATCACACCCTGAAACTGATCCGGAAATACTACGGGAAGGACATCGACCCGGATCGTCTTCCTCTTGACGACGAAAAGACCTTCGAGCTTTTGCGCCGGGGGGAGACCGACGGGGTGTTCCAGCTGGAATCCTCGGGGATGAAGGACCTCCTGCGGCGGCTCAAACCCACGGACTTCAACGACCTCATCGCGGTGCTGGCCCTTTACCGTCCCGGGCCCCTCGAGTCCGGCATGGTGGAGCAGTACATCGAGGTCAAGCACGGTCGGCGCAAACCGGACTACCTCCACCCGCGTCTCGAGCCCATCCTGCGAGAGACCTACGGGGTGATCCTCTACCAGGAGCAGGTCATGAAGATTGCGCAGGAGCTCGCGGGCTACAGTCTGGGGGAGGCGGACATCCTGCGCAAGGCCATGGGGAAGAAGATCCCGGAGGTCATGGCCGAGCAGCGCGAGCGTTTCGTCTCCGGGGCGGTGGAACGGGGTGTGTCCCAGGAACTTGCCGAACGCATCTTCGATCTCATGGAGAAGTTCGCCGGATACGGGTTCAACAAGAGTCATTCCGCGGCTTACGCCCTGGTGGCCTATCAGACCGCCTATCTCAAGGCCCACTACCCCCTCTGCTACATGGCCGCCCTTCTCTCCTACGAAATGGGAAAGGCCGAGGAGGTCATGAAGTATGTGGCGGTGTGTCGCCGGATGGGTATCGAGGTGCTTCCGCCGGATGTGAACGCCAGCGGAGTGAGTTTCACCATAGAGGGGGAGGGGATAAGGTACGGCCTTGCGGCCATAAAGAATGTGGGGCAGGGTGCGGTGGAGGAGATCGTGGCCGAGCGGGAACGGGGCGGGCCCTTCCATTCCTTCGAGGACTTCTGTCTCCGGGTGGATCCCGGGAAGGTGAACCGCCGGGTGCTCGAGGCCCTGATCAAGGCCGGGGCCTTCGATCGTCTGGAACCCAATCGGGCCAGGCTCTTCCACAACCTGGAGGCCGTAATGGACTGGGCCCACCGGGAACGGGAGGCCCGCAGCCGGGGCCAGTTTTCCATCTTTGATCTCTCCGGTGGGGAAAGGGGCTCCTCGGCGGCACCGGAACTCTCCGAGGTGCCGGACTGGGGGCCCGAGGAGAAACTTCTTCGGGAACGCGAGGCCCTGGGTTTCTACCTCACGGGGCATCCCCTTGAGGCCTTTCGGGAATGGCTTGCGGCCATTACTCCCTACACCGTATCGGGGCTCTCCCGGGTGCCGGAGGGGCGAAAGATCTACCTGGGTGCGGCCCTGGGAGCCATCAGGACCAAGAACACCCGCCGCGGCGAGAAGATGGCCTTCGTGCAGCTTGAGGACGGCGAGGCGGTGGTGGAGGCCATCGTCTTCCCCGAGGCCTATGCCCGCTCGGTGGAGTTTCTGGAGGAAGGCCGCCTGGTGCTGGTGCGGGGCACCGTGGAGAAGGAGGAGGGAGGGCCGCGTCTCCTGGTGGAGGATCTGAAACCCCTTTCCCGGGCCCCGGAGAGCCTTTCCGGACGGGTGGTGCTGAGACTTGCGGCGGAGGGAATCTCCGCCCGGGAGCTTGAGGCCCTGCGGGAGGTCCTCTCCTCAAGCCGGGGCCCCTCGGAGGTCAATCTCGAACTGGTCTTCCCGGAGGGCACGGTGCGGGTGGACCTCAACGGGGCCTTCCGCATTACCCTCCGGCCGGAACTCCTCTCCGAGATCCGCCGTTTCCTGGGAGACCGCCTCCTCTCGGTAAACCTGGAGGGTTAG
- a CDS encoding dihydroorotase translates to MKLLIRGARILDPSQGLDREGDLLVEEGRIAALEGEIPADPQTEIIEARGKWLVPGLIDMHVHLREPGEEWKEDIESGSRAAAAGGFTAVACMPNTRPPNDSPETTRYILDRAREVDLVRVYPVACISRGQEGRELAPFGELREAGAVAVSDDGRPVADAGLMRLALEYARSFDLPVISHAEDPGLSAGGQVNEGIVSARLGLKGIPAEAEEVAVFRDIALAKLTGHPVHIAHVSTAGAVEIIRRAKEEGLPVTAETAPHYFTLTEEAVLDYDTNAKVNPPLRTERDREAVRRALAEGVIDTVATDHAPHSPLEKEVEFPAAAFGLIGLETALPLTLRLVREGLISPLRMVELLSTNPARILKVPGGTLKPGSPADLTLIDPEAVWVVTGETLYSKSKNSPFLGWEMRGRAVLTVVGGRIVWRI, encoded by the coding sequence GTGAAGCTTCTCATCCGCGGGGCTAGGATCCTGGATCCATCGCAGGGGCTCGACCGGGAGGGGGATCTCCTGGTTGAAGAAGGGCGCATCGCGGCCTTGGAGGGGGAGATTCCCGCCGATCCGCAAACGGAGATCATTGAGGCCCGGGGGAAGTGGCTGGTACCCGGGCTCATTGATATGCATGTGCACCTGCGGGAGCCCGGTGAGGAATGGAAAGAGGACATAGAGAGCGGGTCCCGGGCCGCGGCAGCCGGAGGGTTCACCGCTGTGGCCTGTATGCCCAACACGCGTCCGCCCAACGATTCCCCAGAGACCACCCGTTACATACTGGATCGGGCCCGGGAGGTGGACCTGGTGCGGGTATATCCCGTGGCCTGTATCTCCCGGGGGCAGGAGGGACGGGAGCTTGCTCCCTTCGGGGAGTTGCGTGAGGCCGGAGCGGTGGCGGTATCCGACGACGGCCGGCCCGTGGCCGATGCGGGGCTCATGCGTCTGGCCCTGGAGTACGCCCGCAGTTTCGATCTTCCCGTCATCTCCCACGCCGAGGATCCCGGGCTTTCCGCAGGCGGGCAGGTGAACGAAGGGATCGTTTCGGCCCGGCTGGGACTCAAGGGGATTCCCGCCGAGGCCGAGGAGGTGGCCGTCTTCCGGGACATAGCCCTGGCCAAACTTACCGGACATCCGGTACACATTGCCCATGTCTCCACCGCCGGGGCGGTGGAGATCATACGCCGGGCCAAGGAGGAGGGGCTTCCCGTCACCGCGGAGACCGCTCCCCACTACTTCACCCTCACCGAGGAGGCCGTGCTGGACTATGACACCAACGCCAAGGTCAATCCTCCTCTCCGCACCGAAAGGGACCGGGAGGCCGTGCGCCGGGCCCTGGCCGAGGGGGTGATAGACACCGTGGCCACGGATCACGCTCCGCACAGTCCCCTGGAAAAGGAGGTGGAATTCCCGGCGGCGGCCTTCGGTCTCATCGGCCTCGAGACCGCCCTGCCCCTCACCCTCCGGCTGGTGCGGGAGGGTCTGATTTCCCCTCTGCGCATGGTGGAGCTCCTTTCCACCAACCCGGCCCGCATCCTGAAAGTGCCGGGGGGGACCCTCAAACCGGGCTCTCCGGCGGATCTCACCCTCATAGACCCGGAGGCGGTGTGGGTGGTGACCGGGGAAACCCTGTACTCCAAAAGCAAGAATAGCCCCTTCCTGGGATGGGAGATGCGGGGCCGCGCGGTGCTCACCGTGGTGGGAGGACGAATAGTATGGCGAATATAG
- the argH gene encoding argininosuccinate lyase, giving the protein MANIDKLWGGRFRESTHALVEKFTESVSFDRRLALQDIRQNLAHIEALREAGVLTPEEAETLSRGLREIEEEIREGRFVFRRELEDVHMNIEAALTERIGPLAGKLHTGRSRNDQVATDFRLYLTEEVRSILELLRDLRRALVDKAEEVFGIILPGFTHLQHAQPVLFSHHLLAYYEMFSRDAERFRESLKRLAVCPLGSAALAGTPYPLDRELTARLLGFERPAPNSLDAVSDRDFALEFLFNAALTMMHLSRLSEELILWMSPEFGFIDLPDALCTGSSIMPQKKNPDVAELIRGKTGRVYGNLVALLTVMKGLPLAYNRDLQEDKEPVFDTVDTLKSCLELSVLMVEGLHPRVDRMRTAAEEGYTTATDLADYLVMKGLPFRESHHVAGRIVAYAEEKGLKLWEIPLSDFRRFSELIEEDVYEWLTVEGSVARRRTFGGTAPERVREALKRARQALEEDR; this is encoded by the coding sequence ATGGCGAATATAGATAAGCTTTGGGGCGGACGCTTTAGGGAGTCCACCCACGCCCTGGTGGAGAAGTTCACCGAGTCGGTCTCCTTTGATCGCCGCCTTGCCCTTCAGGACATCCGTCAGAACCTGGCCCATATAGAGGCCTTGCGGGAGGCGGGGGTGCTGACCCCTGAGGAGGCCGAAACACTCTCTCGCGGGTTGCGGGAGATCGAGGAGGAGATCCGCGAGGGGCGGTTCGTTTTCCGGCGGGAACTGGAGGATGTCCACATGAACATCGAGGCCGCCTTAACGGAGAGAATCGGACCACTTGCGGGAAAACTTCATACCGGTCGCAGTCGCAATGATCAGGTGGCCACGGACTTCCGGCTCTACCTCACGGAGGAGGTCCGGTCGATCCTGGAGCTTCTCCGGGACCTTCGACGGGCGCTGGTGGACAAGGCCGAGGAGGTATTCGGGATAATCCTTCCCGGCTTCACCCACCTCCAGCACGCTCAGCCGGTCCTTTTCTCCCATCACCTCCTGGCCTATTATGAGATGTTTTCCCGGGATGCCGAACGCTTTCGGGAATCGTTGAAGCGCCTTGCGGTCTGTCCTCTGGGTTCGGCCGCCCTCGCAGGCACACCCTATCCCCTGGACCGGGAGCTCACGGCCCGGCTTCTTGGCTTCGAGCGCCCCGCGCCGAACAGTCTGGATGCGGTCTCGGATCGGGACTTCGCCCTGGAATTCCTCTTTAACGCTGCCCTCACCATGATGCACCTCTCGCGGCTTTCCGAGGAATTGATCCTATGGATGAGCCCGGAGTTCGGTTTTATCGACCTTCCGGATGCCCTATGCACCGGATCCTCCATTATGCCCCAGAAAAAGAATCCCGATGTGGCCGAACTCATTCGAGGAAAGACCGGCCGGGTCTATGGAAACCTCGTGGCACTCCTCACGGTGATGAAGGGACTCCCTCTGGCTTACAACCGGGATCTTCAGGAGGATAAGGAGCCGGTCTTCGACACCGTGGACACGCTGAAGTCCTGTCTGGAACTGAGTGTACTGATGGTGGAGGGATTGCATCCCCGGGTCGACCGGATGCGGACCGCCGCCGAAGAGGGGTACACCACCGCCACTGACCTGGCGGATTATCTTGTGATGAAGGGACTTCCCTTTCGCGAGTCCCATCATGTGGCGGGACGCATCGTGGCTTACGCCGAGGAAAAGGGCCTCAAACTCTGGGAAATCCCGCTTTCGGATTTCCGGCGTTTCTCCGAGCTCATTGAAGAGGATGTTTACGAATGGCTCACGGTGGAGGGATCGGTGGCTCGCCGGCGGACCTTTGGGGGTACGGCTCCGGAACGGGTGCGCGAGGCCCTGAAAAGGGCCAGACAGGCCCTTGAGGAAGACCGGTGA
- the glyS gene encoding glycine--tRNA ligase subunit beta, which translates to MAKDLLFEVGCEELPARFVEPALESMAEEAERLLSERGLSFGEIRTLGTPRRLTLFVAELSERQPDRVEEVMGPPRRVAFDEAGNPTPAALGFARKQGVELSEIKVKETPRGEYLFVEKRVPGRTTPELLPEFLRELISRIRFPRTMRWGEYDFRFARPIRWLLALYGGEVVPFEVAGVRADRKTYGHRFLAPEGFPVSGLEEYLSGLRKAFVLADPAERLSRTREEVLRAAREAGGVPQEDPELLSENAHLVEYPFALAGTFPEEYLELPEPLIITAMREHQRYFAVRTGEGKLLPAFVSVNNNRPRDPEVLRRGHERVLRARLEDARFYWRRDLSVPLSERVGELSGVVYHALLGTLAEKTERLKALAGYLAGLWFPEKKALALRAAELSKADLVTEVVGEFPSLQGEMGRIYALKDGEDPEVAEALLEQYLPRGAEDRVAESPTGIVLSLADKTDILSAFFAVGERPTGASDPYGLRRAAYGLLRTVLHHGLSLSLRELFTFALWVLERQGFLKRPQGEILDDLLPFMEKRLEGELVAAGFPLDEVRAVLRVGFDDPVEVRRRLSALHRVRSGPEFAALAVAFKRVMNMTKKLEERYPVRQELLKEPAEKTLWEAFSAVRRETEPLLSGGRYEETLRCLTRLKEPIDRFFDEVFVMVKEEDLRRNRLGLLQEIAGLFLRVADLSELDLSEYTRNSG; encoded by the coding sequence ATGGCTAAGGATCTCCTCTTTGAGGTGGGATGTGAGGAACTCCCGGCCCGGTTCGTCGAACCGGCCCTCGAATCCATGGCCGAGGAAGCCGAAAGGCTTCTTTCGGAAAGGGGTCTTTCCTTCGGGGAGATTCGCACGCTGGGTACCCCCAGACGCCTCACCCTCTTCGTGGCCGAACTTTCCGAAAGGCAACCCGATCGCGTGGAGGAAGTCATGGGCCCACCCCGCCGGGTGGCCTTCGATGAGGCCGGAAACCCCACTCCCGCGGCCCTGGGATTCGCCCGTAAACAGGGGGTGGAGCTTTCCGAAATCAAAGTAAAAGAGACCCCCAGAGGAGAATACCTCTTCGTCGAAAAGCGCGTCCCCGGACGAACCACTCCGGAACTCCTCCCGGAATTCCTGCGGGAGCTCATCTCCCGAATCCGTTTCCCCCGGACCATGCGCTGGGGGGAGTACGACTTTCGTTTTGCCCGTCCCATACGCTGGCTGCTGGCCCTATACGGGGGAGAGGTGGTGCCTTTTGAGGTGGCCGGCGTACGCGCCGACCGGAAGACTTACGGACACCGTTTTCTCGCACCGGAGGGCTTTCCGGTCTCGGGCCTTGAGGAGTACCTTTCGGGCCTGCGGAAGGCCTTCGTGCTGGCGGACCCGGCCGAGAGACTCTCCCGCACCCGGGAGGAGGTCCTCCGGGCGGCCCGGGAGGCCGGAGGAGTCCCGCAGGAGGACCCCGAACTTCTTTCCGAAAACGCCCACCTGGTGGAATATCCCTTCGCCCTGGCGGGTACCTTTCCCGAGGAATACCTGGAGCTGCCCGAGCCTCTCATCATCACCGCCATGCGGGAACACCAGCGCTACTTCGCCGTGCGCACCGGGGAGGGTAAACTCCTTCCGGCCTTCGTCTCGGTGAACAACAATCGCCCGCGCGATCCGGAGGTCCTCCGGCGCGGCCATGAGCGGGTCCTCCGGGCCCGGCTCGAGGACGCCCGTTTCTACTGGCGACGGGATCTCTCGGTGCCTCTTTCCGAAAGGGTCGGGGAACTTTCCGGGGTGGTTTACCACGCCCTCCTGGGGACGCTCGCCGAAAAGACCGAAAGACTCAAGGCCCTGGCCGGGTATCTTGCGGGGCTCTGGTTTCCGGAGAAGAAGGCGCTGGCCCTGCGCGCCGCCGAGCTTTCCAAGGCCGATCTCGTAACCGAGGTGGTGGGAGAGTTTCCCTCCCTCCAGGGGGAGATGGGACGCATATACGCTCTCAAGGATGGTGAGGATCCCGAGGTGGCCGAGGCCCTTCTAGAACAGTATCTTCCCCGCGGAGCAGAGGATCGGGTGGCCGAGAGCCCGACGGGAATAGTGCTATCGCTCGCGGACAAGACCGACATCCTTTCGGCCTTTTTCGCCGTGGGGGAGAGGCCCACCGGGGCCTCGGATCCCTACGGCCTGCGCCGGGCCGCTTACGGCCTTCTCCGCACCGTGCTTCACCACGGTCTTTCCCTTTCCCTGCGGGAACTCTTCACCTTTGCTCTGTGGGTCCTCGAGCGGCAGGGATTTCTGAAACGGCCGCAGGGAGAGATCCTGGACGACCTCCTTCCTTTCATGGAAAAGAGGCTCGAGGGGGAACTTGTCGCCGCGGGTTTTCCGCTGGACGAGGTGCGGGCCGTGCTCCGGGTGGGGTTTGACGATCCGGTGGAGGTCCGCCGGAGGCTTTCCGCCCTCCATCGGGTTCGCTCCGGCCCGGAATTCGCGGCCCTGGCCGTGGCCTTCAAACGGGTCATGAACATGACGAAAAAACTCGAGGAGCGTTACCCGGTGCGGCAGGAGCTTCTCAAGGAACCCGCGGAGAAGACCCTGTGGGAGGCCTTCTCCGCGGTTCGCAGGGAGACCGAGCCCCTGCTTTCCGGGGGCCGCTACGAGGAGACCCTGAGGTGCCTCACCCGGCTCAAGGAACCCATCGACCGCTTTTTCGACGAGGTCTTCGTGATGGTGAAGGAGGAGGATCTTCGCCGCAACCGTCTGGGCCTCCTCCAGGAGATCGCGGGGCTGTTTCTCCGGGTGGCGGACCTCTCCGAACTGGATCTTTCCGAGTATACCCGGAATTCCGGTTAA
- a CDS encoding RNA methyltransferase, translating into MQVRIKTREIRARLENLAVVMVDTLYPENIGAAARACANFGVSRLVLVRPRDLNPEKMRAMATRSGLPVLERMRVYRDLVEALAEFNYVVGTTARLGKQRKVHETVREIVPRIVDLSQNNRIAFLFGNEKWGLTNEDLYHCHTVITIPTTEKASLNVSQAVVIVLYEMFCASAEVELPKPRLATVRELEVMYEIIRQTLKRIDYVPHDNETLWMTTIRRFLSRLDLTAQEVRVIQGFCKQLLWALEHPRPEK; encoded by the coding sequence ATGCAGGTACGCATTAAGACCAGGGAGATCCGGGCTCGTCTGGAAAATCTTGCGGTGGTCATGGTCGATACCCTTTATCCCGAAAACATCGGGGCTGCGGCCCGGGCCTGTGCCAACTTCGGGGTGTCTCGTCTCGTTCTGGTTCGGCCCCGGGATCTCAATCCGGAAAAGATGCGGGCCATGGCCACGCGGAGCGGACTCCCCGTGCTGGAGCGGATGCGCGTTTACCGGGATCTGGTGGAGGCCCTGGCGGAGTTCAATTATGTGGTGGGAACCACCGCCCGTCTGGGCAAACAGCGCAAGGTGCACGAAACCGTCAGGGAAATCGTGCCCAGGATCGTGGATCTTTCGCAGAACAATCGCATAGCCTTTCTTTTCGGAAACGAGAAGTGGGGGCTTACCAACGAGGATCTATACCACTGTCACACGGTGATCACCATTCCCACCACGGAGAAGGCTAGCCTCAATGTTTCCCAGGCGGTGGTCATCGTGCTCTACGAGATGTTCTGCGCCTCGGCGGAGGTGGAACTCCCCAAACCGCGTCTGGCCACCGTGCGGGAGCTCGAGGTCATGTACGAGATCATTCGCCAAACGCTCAAACGCATCGACTATGTCCCCCACGACAACGAAACCCTCTGGATGACGACCATTCGAAGATTTTTGTCCCGCCTGGATCTTACCGCACAGGAGGTTCGGGTCATTCAGGGTTTTTGCAAACAGCTCCTCTGGGCCCTCGAACATCCCCGCCCCGAAAAATAG
- a CDS encoding aspartate carbamoyltransferase catalytic subunit — protein MGIEFPHRHLLEIGPLSREDIRIVLETARNLKEVLRRPIPKVPTLRGKVVANLFFEPSTRTKLSFERAAKVLSAEVLNFSARGSSLEKGENLLDTVKNLKAMGPDLFVIRHPASGAPHFVARHIDVPVINAGDGFHEHPTQALLDLLTVWEKKGTLSGLKVAIIGDIRHSRVAHSDILAFRKMGAEVCVSGPGTLLPPEREALGARVCFRPEEAVEGADVVIALRVQKERHGRPLFPSFHEYARYFGLSREILSRAAEGALLMHPGPINWGIELAPELADFPGQVILEQVENGVAVRMALLLLLLKSSEGSA, from the coding sequence ATGGGTATTGAGTTTCCCCATCGACACCTCCTGGAAATAGGTCCCCTCAGTCGGGAGGATATCCGGATCGTTTTGGAGACCGCTCGTAACCTCAAGGAGGTCCTCCGGCGCCCCATTCCCAAGGTCCCCACCCTCAGAGGAAAGGTGGTGGCCAACCTCTTTTTTGAGCCCAGCACCCGCACCAAACTCTCCTTTGAGCGGGCGGCTAAGGTGCTTTCCGCGGAGGTGTTAAACTTTTCCGCCCGGGGAAGCAGCCTTGAGAAAGGGGAAAACCTCCTGGACACGGTGAAAAATCTGAAAGCCATGGGGCCGGATCTCTTCGTGATCCGTCATCCCGCCTCCGGAGCCCCCCATTTCGTGGCCCGGCACATCGATGTCCCGGTCATCAACGCCGGGGACGGCTTTCACGAGCATCCCACCCAGGCCCTGCTTGATCTCCTTACCGTGTGGGAAAAAAAGGGAACCCTTTCGGGACTCAAGGTGGCCATTATCGGGGACATCCGCCACAGCCGGGTGGCGCATTCGGACATCCTGGCCTTCAGGAAGATGGGGGCCGAGGTCTGTGTCTCCGGCCCCGGAACCCTCCTTCCCCCTGAACGAGAGGCCCTGGGAGCCAGGGTGTGTTTCAGACCGGAGGAGGCCGTGGAAGGGGCCGATGTGGTTATTGCTCTGCGCGTGCAGAAGGAACGGCACGGGCGTCCGCTTTTTCCCAGCTTTCATGAATACGCCCGTTACTTCGGGTTGAGCCGCGAGATCCTTTCCCGGGCGGCCGAGGGGGCCCTTCTCATGCATCCGGGTCCCATCAACTGGGGAATAGAGCTGGCCCCCGAACTCGCCGACTTCCCCGGACAGGTGATCCTGGAACAGGTGGAAAACGGCGTGGCGGTGAGGATGGCCCTCCTGCTGTTGCTCCTCAAAAGCAGCGAAGGTTCCGCATGA
- a CDS encoding glycine--tRNA ligase subunit alpha has product MYFQELVARLNRFWAERGCVILQPYDMEVGAGTFHWATFLRALGPEPWAAAYPEPCRRPTDGRYGENPNRLQHYFQYQVVIKPSPDDIQEVYLKSLSALGIDPRDHDVRFVEDDWESPTLGAWGLGWEVWLDGMEITQFTYFQQVGGFECRPVTVEITYGLERLAMFLQEVENVFDLRWNERLTYGDLFRRAEVEYSIYNFEEADTEMLRELFERYEKEGLRLLDLGLALPGYDCTIKCSHIFNLLDARGAISVAERTAYIARVRALAKRSAEAWLRRPSHG; this is encoded by the coding sequence ATGTACTTTCAGGAACTCGTCGCCCGACTCAATCGTTTCTGGGCCGAGAGAGGTTGCGTGATCCTTCAGCCCTACGACATGGAGGTGGGGGCCGGCACCTTCCACTGGGCCACCTTCCTTCGGGCCCTGGGGCCGGAGCCCTGGGCCGCGGCCTATCCCGAACCCTGCCGCCGCCCCACCGACGGACGCTACGGAGAAAATCCCAACCGTCTCCAGCACTACTTCCAGTATCAGGTGGTCATTAAACCCTCGCCGGACGACATCCAGGAAGTTTATCTCAAAAGCCTTTCGGCCCTGGGGATCGATCCCCGGGACCATGATGTGCGCTTCGTGGAGGACGACTGGGAAAGCCCCACCCTGGGGGCCTGGGGCCTGGGCTGGGAGGTCTGGCTCGACGGCATGGAGATCACCCAGTTCACCTACTTTCAGCAGGTGGGAGGGTTCGAGTGCCGTCCGGTCACGGTGGAGATCACCTACGGTCTCGAGCGCCTGGCCATGTTCCTCCAGGAGGTGGAAAATGTCTTCGATCTGCGCTGGAACGAACGCCTCACCTACGGGGATCTCTTCCGTCGGGCCGAGGTGGAGTATTCCATATACAACTTCGAGGAAGCCGACACCGAAATGCTCCGGGAACTCTTCGAGCGCTACGAAAAGGAGGGGTTGAGGCTGCTTGACCTGGGGCTCGCCCTTCCGGGCTACGACTGCACCATAAAGTGTTCGCACATCTTCAACCTTCTCGACGCCCGGGGGGCCATTTCCGTGGCCGAGCGCACGGCTTACATCGCCCGGGTGCGGGCTCTGGCCAAGCGCAGCGCCGAGGCCTGGCTTAGGAGGCCCAGTCATGGCTAA